TTACACCTTCGCCACTTAATGTTTTGTCTTCACAGTGAGTTATCATGAGTAAGTCATACATTTTTCCATATGTCATTATCCTCTTCATAAGCCCTGCACTCATTATTGGAAAACCGTCATCAGATAAGGCAACAGCCCCTGCTTTTTTAAGTTTTGCCATCTCGGTTATCTCTTCACCTTTCATTCCCTTTGTCATAGCTCCTATAGGCAGTACTTTTACAACTCCTTCTCTTTGCGCAATGCTTTTTACATATTCTACTACTATTTCATTGTCTATAGGAGGATTTGTATTTGGCATGCAGGCAACAGTAGTGTAACCTCCTGCTGCTGCAGCCTCTGTCCCTGTTTTAATAGTCTCTTTCTCTTCAAATCCCGGCTGCCTTAAATGGGTGTGTATATCCACAAAACCTGGGAGTACATATTTACCTGTCGCATCAATTACTACTGCGTCAGAAATTTCTATATTTTTATCTATCGCCTTTATTATTCCATAGTTTATTAATATATCCGCTTTAACTTCACTTCCAAACCCATCTATTACAGTACCGTTTTTTATAATCATCCTCATTTTAATTTCTCCTTTCACAAAGTATTTTTAAAAGTGCCATCCTGACAGCGACACCATTCGTTACCTGTTCTTCTATGACAGAATACTCAGCATTTGCTGCTTCTGAAGTAACTTCAACATTTCTGTTTATAGGTCCTGGATGCATCAATATCGCATCAGCTTTTGCAAGTTTCATTCTCTCTTTATTTATCCCAAAATATTCTCTGTATTCGTCAATTGATGGGAATAGTCCACTTTTTTGCCTTTCCAATTGAATTCTTAGTCCCATCACTACATCCGCATCCTTTATAGCTTCTTCTACATTGTAGTAAGCTTTAACTCCCATCTTTTCTATTTGGGGTGGCATCAAGGTGGAAGGGCCTGCAACTCTCACTTCCGCCCCCATCTTTTTAAGTCCCCATATATTTGACCGTGCAACTCTACTGTGCATAATGTCTCCTATTATCGCCACTTTTAATCCTTCAAAGCTTTTTTTCTTTTCTCTGATTGTCATCATGTCCAACAAGGCTTGGGTGGGATGTTCATTTATACCATCTCCTGCGTTTATGATAGAGGCATCTGTGTATTTTGCCATAAGATGCGGCGCTCCACTCATGTTGTGCCTTGTTATTATCACATCCGCCTTCATCATCTCAACAGTCCTTATGGTGTCTATTAAAGACTCCCCTTTAGCAACACTGCTGGTTGCCACTTCTATATTGCCGTAATGAGCGCCTAAATACTTTGCTGCCATCTCAAAAGATAGTCTTGTCCTCGTGCTAGGTTCGAAAAAAATCGTCACAATTGTCTTTCCCTTTAGTATCTGTGAATATTTTTCTCCATTTAGAATTTTTTTCATCTCCTTTGCAGTGTCTAAAACTTCCAGTATTTCTTCTTTCGATAAATCCTTAATACCTAACAGATCTTTTCTATTCACATTACCTTCCTCCTTTTAAAAAAAGAGTAGTAACCACATCACA
The sequence above is a segment of the Thermoanaerobacter ethanolicus JW 200 genome. Coding sequences within it:
- a CDS encoding aspartate carbamoyltransferase catalytic subunit, which codes for MNRKDLLGIKDLSKEEILEVLDTAKEMKKILNGEKYSQILKGKTIVTIFFEPSTRTRLSFEMAAKYLGAHYGNIEVATSSVAKGESLIDTIRTVEMMKADVIITRHNMSGAPHLMAKYTDASIINAGDGINEHPTQALLDMMTIREKKKSFEGLKVAIIGDIMHSRVARSNIWGLKKMGAEVRVAGPSTLMPPQIEKMGVKAYYNVEEAIKDADVVMGLRIQLERQKSGLFPSIDEYREYFGINKERMKLAKADAILMHPGPINRNVEVTSEAANAEYSVIEEQVTNGVAVRMALLKILCERRN